From the Aphelocoma coerulescens isolate FSJ_1873_10779 chromosome 10, UR_Acoe_1.0, whole genome shotgun sequence genome, one window contains:
- the CTXND1 gene encoding cortexin domain-containing 1 protein — MEGPTPEPVYVDVDKGLTLACFVFLCLFLIVMIIRCAKVIMDPYSAIPTSTWEEQHLDD; from the coding sequence ATGGAGGGACCAACCCCAGAGCCCGTGTACGTTGACGTGGACAAGGGACTGACATTAGCATGTTTTGTCttcctctgcctcttcctgaTTGTGATGATCATTCGCTGTGCAAAAGTCATCATGGACCCTTACAGCGCCATCCCGACGTCCACGtgggaggagcagcatctcGACGACTGA